In Amycolatopsis sulphurea, one genomic interval encodes:
- a CDS encoding universal stress protein has protein sequence MNSPGRFIIVGVDGSPHGDAALRWALGVAAQPGDRVHAVVVRPAEGLLRGTSFALHGPGAAPMPHNHISSIRQEYPDAPEVTVTTPRGDPATELVTESTEADLLVVGAHGTGPAREPLLGSVSRECVRYSRCPVVVITPEAARHPRPPGESRRTARACRR, from the coding sequence ATGAACTCCCCCGGTCGCTTCATCATCGTCGGTGTCGACGGTTCGCCACACGGCGATGCGGCGCTGCGGTGGGCCCTCGGCGTCGCCGCGCAGCCCGGGGACCGGGTGCACGCCGTCGTGGTCCGGCCCGCCGAGGGGTTGCTGCGGGGGACATCGTTCGCGCTCCACGGCCCGGGTGCGGCGCCCATGCCACACAACCACATCTCGAGCATCCGGCAGGAATACCCGGACGCGCCGGAAGTCACCGTCACCACACCACGAGGAGACCCGGCCACCGAACTGGTCACCGAATCCACCGAGGCAGATCTCCTCGTGGTCGGCGCACACGGCACCGGCCCGGCGCGGGAACCGTTACTGGGCAGCGTTTCGCGGGAGTGCGTACGGTACTCACGCTGTCCGGTGGTGGTCATCACGCCGGAAGCGGCACGGCATCCGCGGCCACCCGGTGAGTCTCGTCGAACTGCGCGGGCATGCCGCCGGTGA
- a CDS encoding alpha/beta hydrolase, producing the protein MTSRAIGQSWALDAAIAQGGFDALHPQARGSLEMIGVDHSDFERVFSQVKAGAMMPKAWAGVAEQVETRAAHYRRTGFLATAADFAQRSATLWCGALGALPVGDARRAVFREHLNRCVDHIGDLRGGRVRRVVLDFEGGHLYGLLHLPAGDVRAAPAVILGPGMDMVKEHFLSPAERYYTSRGMVALSIDGPGQGETRESGVTVGVTNSERALAHWIDYLTGLPEVAADRIGMFGVSMGGYWGHRLAAADRRLAALASFEGVTGEFTTIFERAQPSFKRNYLQMSGYTDEEAFDRELAPRLPLGDLVRDIVCPVLIGIGEFDELSSLEEIIASYERITAPKEIRVYENEFHPLGGVAAEMMRFGADWLERVLAGELAEPGRDERYYVRCDGEVTEGTAEPDWWRGAVPSALRASRSE; encoded by the coding sequence ATGACTTCTCGAGCCATCGGGCAGAGCTGGGCTCTCGATGCGGCGATCGCCCAGGGCGGGTTCGACGCGCTGCACCCGCAGGCGCGGGGCAGCCTCGAAATGATCGGGGTCGACCACTCCGACTTCGAGCGGGTGTTCAGCCAGGTCAAGGCCGGTGCCATGATGCCGAAGGCGTGGGCTGGTGTCGCCGAGCAGGTCGAAACGCGCGCCGCCCATTACCGCCGGACGGGTTTCCTGGCGACGGCGGCCGATTTCGCTCAGCGGTCCGCGACGCTGTGGTGCGGTGCGCTGGGCGCCCTCCCAGTCGGGGATGCCCGCAGGGCCGTGTTCCGCGAGCACCTCAACCGCTGCGTGGACCACATCGGGGACCTCCGTGGCGGACGGGTCCGGCGGGTAGTGCTGGACTTCGAGGGCGGTCATCTCTACGGGTTGCTGCATCTGCCGGCGGGGGACGTCCGCGCGGCCCCGGCGGTGATCCTCGGGCCGGGCATGGACATGGTCAAAGAGCACTTCCTGTCCCCGGCCGAACGGTATTACACCTCGCGCGGGATGGTGGCGTTGTCGATCGACGGGCCGGGCCAAGGGGAGACACGCGAGAGCGGCGTTACGGTCGGGGTGACCAACTCCGAACGGGCACTGGCGCACTGGATCGACTACCTGACCGGCCTTCCGGAGGTGGCCGCGGACCGGATCGGCATGTTCGGGGTCAGCATGGGCGGCTACTGGGGACACCGGCTCGCCGCGGCCGACCGCCGGCTGGCCGCCCTCGCCAGCTTCGAAGGCGTCACCGGCGAGTTCACCACGATCTTCGAGCGGGCCCAGCCCAGCTTCAAGCGCAACTACCTGCAGATGTCCGGCTACACCGACGAGGAGGCGTTCGACCGGGAGCTGGCGCCTCGGTTGCCGCTGGGCGATCTGGTCCGGGACATCGTGTGCCCGGTGCTGATCGGGATCGGTGAGTTCGACGAGCTCAGCAGTCTCGAGGAGATCATCGCCTCCTACGAGCGGATCACCGCGCCGAAGGAGATCCGGGTGTATGAGAACGAGTTCCATCCCCTCGGCGGCGTGGCCGCGGAAATGATGCGGTTCGGCGCCGACTGGCTCGAACGCGTGCTGGCCGGTGAGCTCGCCGAGCCCGGCCGTGATGAGCGCTATTACGTGCGCTGCGACGGCGAGGTGACCGAAGGCACCGCCGAACCCGACTGGTGGCGAGGTGCGGTGCCGTCGGCACTGCGCGCCTCGCGAAGCGAATGA
- a CDS encoding Coenzyme F420 hydrogenase/dehydrogenase, beta subunit C-terminal domain: protein MSYAELAAQVLEQDLCTSCGACAAVCPQDLLRISVDRPVAALRPEVAAGDVSCGSCTLCVDVCPGKDTGTADSELRLFGRTRAEHERWVGVSRRTCQARALNSEVLGAASAGGAVTTLLITALRTGMIDAALVVGRDEDRPWIPAAHLVDTEAAVTASAQASYSIAPTLQLLRDTAYQRIAVVGLACQIQALNKMANLPEPPPMLSKVALTIEIACSSNTRLAGTEHLIEDRLRLPLAEVTDLKYRSGRYPGNFTARDGSGTEHSLPFHELVTTFKKFKTFRCLACPDWWSGLADISVADGDPNIFRTSRNDTEVPKTSLVMTRTGTGDELVARAVERDELEVADSTFEPGESLGLQRKRHRYLGYQRKYPERVPHPAMPGEETVQPLSDEDVIERMSPAGARGD from the coding sequence ATGAGCTACGCCGAACTGGCGGCACAGGTTCTCGAACAGGATCTCTGTACCTCATGTGGTGCCTGTGCCGCGGTGTGCCCTCAGGATTTGCTGCGGATCTCCGTCGACCGCCCGGTCGCGGCACTGCGCCCCGAGGTCGCCGCCGGCGACGTCTCCTGTGGCAGCTGCACGCTCTGCGTGGACGTCTGCCCCGGTAAGGACACCGGCACGGCCGATTCGGAACTGCGGCTGTTCGGCCGGACCCGGGCCGAGCACGAGCGCTGGGTCGGGGTCAGCCGCCGGACCTGCCAAGCCCGTGCTCTCAACTCGGAGGTACTGGGCGCCGCATCGGCGGGCGGCGCCGTGACCACGCTGCTCATCACCGCGCTGCGAACCGGGATGATCGATGCCGCCCTGGTCGTCGGCAGGGACGAGGACCGCCCGTGGATCCCGGCGGCGCACCTGGTGGATACCGAGGCCGCGGTGACCGCGTCGGCACAGGCGAGTTACTCGATCGCGCCCACCCTGCAGTTGTTGCGGGATACGGCGTACCAGCGGATCGCTGTGGTGGGCCTGGCCTGCCAGATCCAGGCGCTCAACAAGATGGCGAACCTGCCGGAGCCACCGCCGATGCTGTCCAAGGTGGCCCTGACCATCGAGATCGCCTGCTCGTCCAACACCCGGCTGGCCGGGACCGAACACCTCATCGAGGATCGGCTTCGGCTGCCGCTGGCCGAGGTCACCGACCTGAAGTACCGGTCCGGCCGGTACCCGGGCAACTTCACCGCTCGCGACGGCTCCGGCACCGAGCACAGCCTGCCGTTCCACGAGCTGGTGACGACGTTCAAGAAGTTCAAGACGTTCCGTTGTCTCGCCTGTCCGGACTGGTGGAGCGGGCTGGCCGACATCTCCGTGGCCGACGGAGACCCGAACATCTTCCGCACCAGCCGGAACGACACCGAGGTCCCGAAGACCTCGTTGGTGATGACCAGGACCGGTACCGGTGACGAGCTCGTGGCGCGGGCGGTCGAGCGCGACGAGCTCGAGGTCGCCGACAGCACCTTCGAACCCGGCGAAAGCCTGGGGCTGCAACGCAAACGCCACCGGTACCTGGGATATCAGCGCAAGTATCCGGAGCGGGTGCCGCATCCGGCGATGCCGGGCGAGGAAACCGTCCAGCCGCTGAGCGACGAGGACGTGATCGAGCGGATGAGCCCGGCAGGCGCCCGTGGCGACTGA
- a CDS encoding 3-phosphoshikimate 1-carboxyvinyltransferase → MPARIRLGRPHPGNGPVRAKPHADKAMSQRATLLAAIADGQSHLRNLADCRDTASNLRALEQLGVPVHVEGTSVTIDGVGPGGFDFRGETVDAGNSATTARLLIAVLAGSRADCVVDGNDLLRDRPMDWLIEPLRQVGADLTCFGPKERLPVRVAGRQLRGGTVDVEIDSAQPVSAMLFAGLAADGEVVIRRRTAARDHTERMLRWTGVDVRAARNQVILTPGTPRAFELTVPGDPSAAAVLAALHLASPRASSSLLLDDVCLNPTRLGFFRALRSLGADITWQEGAGAGSPEPVGTIEVRGPLRLAGGTVGGKELIQAGIDELPLLAALCCRADRPLVIEDAAELRDKDIDRITATVELLTQFGIEASATSEGLIAAPSEPKPPAELSLPRDHRLVFAGCVLAVLAGGELVLDGVDAAATSYPALVEDLATYVPVEVL, encoded by the coding sequence GTGCCGGCCCGGATCCGGCTGGGCCGGCCGCATCCCGGCAACGGGCCGGTCCGCGCGAAACCCCACGCGGACAAGGCGATGAGCCAGCGCGCGACCCTGCTCGCCGCGATCGCGGACGGGCAGTCGCACCTCCGGAACCTCGCTGACTGCCGGGACACCGCATCGAACCTGCGAGCGCTTGAGCAGCTCGGCGTCCCTGTCCACGTCGAAGGAACGAGCGTGACCATCGACGGCGTGGGCCCTGGCGGGTTCGATTTCCGTGGCGAGACAGTGGACGCCGGCAACAGCGCGACTACGGCGAGACTGCTCATCGCGGTCTTGGCCGGCAGCCGGGCAGACTGCGTTGTCGACGGCAACGACCTGCTGCGCGACCGGCCGATGGACTGGCTGATAGAACCGCTGAGACAGGTGGGTGCCGACCTGACCTGCTTCGGGCCGAAGGAGCGGTTGCCGGTGCGCGTGGCAGGCAGGCAGCTGCGGGGCGGCACCGTCGACGTCGAGATCGACTCGGCCCAGCCGGTATCCGCGATGTTGTTCGCTGGGCTCGCGGCGGACGGCGAGGTGGTCATCCGGCGACGGACGGCGGCCCGCGATCACACGGAGCGGATGCTGCGCTGGACGGGCGTGGACGTGCGGGCCGCGCGGAACCAGGTGATCCTGACTCCCGGAACTCCGCGCGCCTTCGAGCTGACCGTGCCTGGTGATCCGTCCGCGGCGGCTGTGCTGGCCGCACTGCACTTGGCCTCGCCGCGAGCGTCGTCGTCTTTGCTGCTCGACGACGTCTGCCTGAATCCGACCCGGCTCGGCTTCTTCCGCGCTCTGCGGTCGCTCGGTGCGGACATCACGTGGCAGGAGGGTGCGGGCGCCGGGTCGCCGGAGCCGGTCGGCACGATCGAGGTGCGCGGCCCGCTGCGTCTTGCGGGCGGCACGGTCGGCGGCAAGGAACTCATCCAGGCCGGTATCGACGAGTTGCCGCTCCTGGCCGCGCTGTGCTGCCGGGCAGACCGGCCGCTGGTCATCGAGGACGCCGCCGAGCTGCGCGACAAGGACATCGACCGGATCACCGCCACGGTGGAGCTGTTGACGCAGTTCGGCATCGAAGCGTCCGCCACCTCCGAAGGACTGATCGCCGCTCCGTCGGAGCCGAAGCCGCCGGCGGAGCTTTCGTTGCCAAGGGACCATCGGCTGGTGTTCGCCGGCTGCGTGCTGGCAGTGCTCGCCGGCGGAGAGCTGGTACTCGACGGCGTGGACGCGGCCGCGACGTCGTATCCGGCTCTGGTCGAGGATCTGGCCACCTATGTTCCGGTGGAGGTGCTGTGA
- a CDS encoding MarR family winged helix-turn-helix transcriptional regulator yields MPDSTEAETRDRLARAAYTLSAADARLRGRVSRDQGALSFPHARALRALAEEGPLSISRLAGHTETTGAAVTQLVNGLVKSGDVTRERVEDDRRTVLVRITASGLRRHEERERKLAAAFDETLEHFRPAQLTAAIEVMAAITAFYDKL; encoded by the coding sequence ATGCCGGACAGCACCGAAGCCGAGACCCGGGACCGCCTCGCACGGGCGGCTTACACACTCAGCGCGGCCGACGCACGGCTGCGCGGCCGGGTGAGCCGGGATCAGGGCGCGCTGTCCTTCCCGCACGCCCGCGCCCTGCGCGCGCTCGCCGAGGAAGGCCCGCTCTCGATCAGCCGGCTCGCCGGGCATACCGAAACCACTGGTGCAGCCGTGACCCAACTGGTGAACGGCCTGGTCAAATCGGGAGACGTCACCCGCGAGCGCGTCGAGGACGACCGCCGGACAGTGCTCGTCCGGATCACCGCATCCGGCCTGCGCAGACACGAGGAACGCGAACGGAAACTGGCGGCTGCCTTCGACGAGACACTGGAGCACTTCCGGCCCGCCCAGCTCACCGCGGCGATCGAAGTCATGGCCGCGATCACCGCCTTCTACGACAAGCTGTGA
- a CDS encoding DinB family protein, whose protein sequence is MQIELGWAEVLDTLVRDPADEKARAWADEAAREERGTPGQLYSYRVLTSGEEVLTALAEGPRRVEALLAEYAPTRTDHQPEPGEWSPRQIVHHLADNEAVNAVRLRAILTEETPEIYGYDSDPWTRFFDVESVPEALHRFAVQRANTVRVLRGLSDEDFDRKGVLSYRGAETVRVLAAVLAGHDLSHLDQLVKSFTMVRAAGL, encoded by the coding sequence ATGCAGATCGAACTCGGCTGGGCCGAAGTGCTGGACACGCTTGTCCGGGATCCCGCGGACGAAAAGGCGCGGGCCTGGGCCGACGAGGCCGCCCGCGAGGAGCGCGGGACGCCGGGGCAACTGTATTCCTACCGAGTGCTGACCAGTGGCGAAGAAGTGCTCACCGCACTGGCCGAAGGGCCGCGCCGGGTCGAAGCGCTGCTGGCCGAGTACGCCCCGACCCGCACCGATCACCAGCCGGAGCCGGGCGAGTGGAGCCCGCGGCAGATCGTTCACCACCTCGCGGACAACGAGGCGGTGAACGCGGTGCGGCTGCGGGCCATTCTGACCGAGGAGACGCCGGAGATCTACGGGTACGATTCGGATCCCTGGACCAGATTCTTCGACGTGGAAAGCGTGCCTGAGGCACTGCACCGGTTCGCTGTCCAGCGTGCGAACACCGTCCGGGTGCTGCGGGGCCTCAGCGATGAGGACTTCGACCGCAAGGGTGTGCTGTCCTACCGCGGTGCGGAGACCGTCCGGGTGCTCGCGGCGGTGCTCGCCGGGCACGACCTGTCGCATCTCGACCAGCTGGTGAAGTCGTTCACCATGGTTCGGGCGGCGGGGCTATGA
- a CDS encoding SDR family NAD(P)-dependent oxidoreductase, protein MELRLDGRVALVTGASSGLGAAIARQLAASGARVAAVGRDQDRLGKVTGEIGAAAVGLTADLREAGAPERIVDECVAAFGTVDILVHAAGLGEAAPFERSLDALDRMWSVNLRAPYVLTQAALPHVRGGGSVVFLSSVAGIVACPQSTAYGTVKGAVENLTRCLAVEEAPHGVRVNAVAPGTVRTPLSEAGPLADPAGEKFLTDRTPLGRIAGVGDVSSAVLYLVSDAAAYVTGHSLVVDGGWTAQ, encoded by the coding sequence ATGGAACTGCGCCTTGACGGACGGGTCGCGTTGGTGACCGGGGCAAGCTCCGGACTCGGCGCGGCCATCGCCCGGCAGCTCGCCGCGTCCGGGGCGAGAGTCGCCGCAGTGGGCCGTGACCAGGACCGGCTCGGCAAGGTAACCGGCGAGATCGGCGCCGCGGCGGTCGGTCTTACCGCGGACCTGCGGGAGGCGGGTGCACCGGAGCGGATCGTCGACGAATGCGTGGCGGCTTTCGGTACCGTGGACATCCTCGTCCACGCCGCGGGGCTCGGCGAAGCCGCGCCGTTCGAGCGGAGCCTCGACGCGCTCGACCGGATGTGGTCGGTCAACCTGCGCGCGCCGTATGTGCTGACGCAGGCGGCACTTCCGCATGTGCGCGGCGGCGGCAGCGTCGTGTTCCTCAGTTCGGTCGCGGGCATCGTCGCCTGTCCCCAAAGCACGGCCTACGGCACGGTCAAGGGCGCAGTGGAGAACTTGACCCGCTGCCTCGCGGTCGAGGAAGCGCCGCACGGAGTCCGCGTGAACGCCGTCGCCCCGGGCACCGTCCGCACTCCGCTGAGCGAAGCCGGGCCACTGGCCGATCCGGCGGGGGAGAAGTTCCTGACGGACCGCACTCCGCTCGGCCGGATCGCGGGGGTGGGAGACGTTTCGTCGGCCGTGCTGTACCTGGTCTCCGACGCAGCCGCCTACGTGACCGGCCACAGTCTGGTCGTCGACGGGGGGTGGACCGCACAGTAG
- a CDS encoding ATP-grasp domain-containing protein encodes MGIVLEGEPGEIVPRPISQVLAVGGGSDLQPRLRAMFPELRTVALCRAAALGWVQKLGENQAVVVLSDDSPVERWIAAGRHINAEFPIDRIVAMADLDQDKAAAIAADLGVEFYSPEVVERVHNKVEMRRRLRERGVDRLPYRDLPSAAEARDFFAEAGPPLIVKPSRGRASAGVTVVTEPAQLDAAYHRAATEHAPRVEPSSPIGERFVEGPEYSVECLSHRGHHYVFAVNEEFKDSVSKVEYGHVVPARIAAETETALVEHVRECLTALGIEHGITHSELIFGPDGPVFLETHLRQAGDEIPQLIADATGLDMADFFLRQVAGEDIGALPELIARRDRPQYTGAAAIRYLVPPAEGVLEGIDGWDGVAALPGVRAHAQSAEAGALLNGLESSYSRLGHVRVQAADTAAALQLLDKAFAAITVRARPAA; translated from the coding sequence GTGGGGATAGTGCTGGAAGGAGAGCCTGGGGAGATCGTTCCCCGGCCCATTTCGCAGGTGCTGGCCGTGGGTGGCGGATCAGATCTGCAGCCGCGGCTGCGGGCGATGTTTCCCGAGTTGCGCACGGTCGCGCTCTGCCGGGCCGCCGCGCTCGGCTGGGTGCAGAAGCTCGGCGAGAACCAGGCGGTGGTGGTGCTCAGCGACGACTCGCCGGTGGAGCGCTGGATTGCCGCCGGACGGCACATCAACGCGGAGTTCCCGATCGATCGGATCGTCGCGATGGCCGACCTCGACCAGGACAAGGCCGCGGCGATCGCGGCGGACCTGGGTGTCGAGTTCTACTCGCCCGAGGTCGTGGAACGAGTGCACAACAAGGTCGAAATGCGTCGGCGGCTGCGGGAGCGGGGCGTGGACCGGCTGCCGTACCGGGACCTGCCGTCGGCGGCCGAGGCGCGAGACTTCTTCGCCGAAGCCGGCCCGCCGTTGATCGTCAAGCCCAGCCGCGGCCGGGCCAGCGCGGGGGTGACGGTCGTGACCGAGCCCGCGCAACTCGATGCGGCGTATCACCGGGCAGCCACCGAGCACGCGCCCAGGGTCGAACCGTCCTCGCCGATCGGCGAGCGATTCGTGGAGGGGCCGGAATACAGCGTGGAGTGCCTCTCCCACCGCGGCCACCACTACGTGTTCGCCGTGAACGAAGAGTTCAAGGACTCTGTGTCCAAAGTGGAATACGGCCATGTTGTCCCGGCGCGGATCGCCGCGGAGACCGAGACGGCCCTGGTCGAGCACGTTCGCGAGTGCCTGACGGCGCTGGGCATCGAGCATGGCATCACGCACAGTGAGCTGATCTTCGGCCCGGACGGTCCGGTGTTTCTGGAAACTCACCTGAGGCAGGCGGGCGACGAGATTCCGCAGCTGATCGCCGATGCGACCGGGCTGGACATGGCTGACTTTTTCCTCCGGCAGGTCGCCGGCGAGGATATCGGTGCGCTGCCGGAGCTGATCGCGAGGCGGGATCGGCCGCAGTACACCGGAGCCGCGGCGATCCGCTATCTCGTGCCGCCCGCGGAGGGTGTTCTGGAGGGCATCGACGGCTGGGACGGCGTCGCGGCGTTGCCCGGGGTGCGCGCACACGCGCAGTCGGCGGAGGCCGGCGCTCTGCTGAACGGGCTGGAGAGCTCGTATTCCCGGCTGGGGCATGTGCGGGTGCAGGCAGCGGATACGGCAGCGGCGCTTCAGTTGCTCGACAAGGCATTCGCGGCCATCACGGTCAGGGCTCGCCCCGCAGCGTAA
- a CDS encoding MFS transporter, whose translation MPPSSAIRRYLFGYFVTNVGVGGFTLAVGLILFARTGSAEMFGILVGMEFGLGLIGQVIGVSVLDRRDALKVAIIANVVRGCAVLGCGALLLATAGTTVLTSVFLVSAIIRPLYRAASFALVVRVCEPVELARVNGLRFGLLQVAQVTGLLWVSLLNAVAPQPVMLLGVAACLLAGTAILAGLRHLPAKEPPDTADRMFGRWRELGAAFRRTPAVAVHLLLGCAGPLAVALAAVLVAPVNAELGGGALGIIALDGSAAAGSFVAVMITRKFAVERLPSLIWAAPPLMAAGLLLLGLNQSVPAGVVAFLGLGCGSVLSATALDSLLQYRTAARLVGRLAISQEAAVSLFALVALPVFGRLLAERGVGVASVVFATVLAGFTVAFAVGWSVRRTRLLTSPVGIPDRIEGRT comes from the coding sequence GTGCCTCCTTCATCCGCGATCCGCAGATACCTGTTCGGCTATTTTGTCACCAATGTCGGCGTGGGCGGATTCACGCTCGCGGTCGGGCTGATTCTGTTCGCGAGAACCGGTTCGGCGGAAATGTTCGGGATACTCGTCGGAATGGAGTTCGGTCTCGGGTTGATCGGGCAGGTGATCGGCGTGAGCGTGCTCGACCGCCGGGACGCGCTGAAGGTGGCGATCATCGCCAACGTGGTGCGCGGCTGTGCAGTTCTCGGGTGCGGCGCGCTGCTGCTCGCGACGGCCGGCACCACCGTACTGACCAGCGTGTTCCTGGTGTCGGCGATCATCCGGCCGCTGTACCGGGCCGCCAGTTTCGCGCTGGTGGTCCGGGTGTGCGAGCCGGTTGAGCTGGCCAGGGTGAACGGCCTTCGATTCGGTCTGCTGCAGGTCGCTCAGGTCACCGGGCTGTTGTGGGTGTCCCTGCTCAACGCCGTCGCTCCGCAGCCGGTGATGCTGCTGGGCGTCGCGGCGTGCCTGCTGGCGGGCACCGCGATCCTCGCCGGGCTTCGGCACCTTCCGGCCAAGGAGCCGCCGGACACGGCCGACCGGATGTTCGGCCGGTGGCGAGAGCTGGGCGCGGCCTTTCGCCGCACCCCGGCGGTGGCCGTCCACCTGCTGCTCGGCTGCGCCGGGCCGCTGGCCGTGGCGCTGGCCGCGGTGCTGGTCGCTCCGGTGAACGCGGAACTCGGTGGCGGCGCGCTGGGCATCATCGCCCTCGACGGCAGTGCCGCGGCCGGTTCGTTCGTGGCGGTGATGATCACGCGGAAGTTCGCCGTCGAGCGGCTGCCGTCGCTGATCTGGGCCGCGCCGCCACTGATGGCGGCCGGACTGCTGCTGCTGGGGCTGAACCAGTCCGTGCCGGCCGGGGTGGTGGCTTTCCTGGGTTTGGGCTGCGGATCGGTGCTGTCGGCGACCGCGCTCGACTCGTTGTTGCAGTACCGCACCGCGGCGCGGCTGGTCGGCAGGCTGGCGATTTCCCAGGAGGCCGCGGTTTCGCTGTTCGCGCTCGTCGCGCTGCCGGTGTTCGGCCGGCTGCTGGCCGAGCGCGGAGTCGGTGTCGCGTCCGTGGTGTTCGCGACGGTGCTTGCCGGTTTCACGGTGGCCTTCGCGGTCGGGTGGTCGGTACGCCGGACCCGGCTGCTCACGAGTCCGGTGGGGATTCCGGACCGAATCGAGGGGAGAACATAG
- a CDS encoding SDR family NAD(P)-dependent oxidoreductase → MEFKNKKALVTGSGAFGGLGHAIAKIFAEGGAEVTITGRDPERAAPVLDDLGGNARFLPADLHDKENVRKLAADAGPVDILVNNAAILLGASQDLDDYEHAFAVNVRAPFVLTTVLAPAMAERGGGSVVNISSTAAGIGMPEMGVYGATKAALESLTRAWAAEFGPANVRVNAVSPGPMRTSKAVAALGPDVGGYGGTVPMARAADPSEVAEVVAFAAGDRAGFMTGAVLPADGGRAAI, encoded by the coding sequence ATGGAATTCAAGAATAAAAAGGCTCTGGTTACCGGTTCGGGAGCATTCGGCGGCCTCGGGCACGCCATCGCGAAAATCTTCGCCGAGGGTGGTGCCGAGGTCACGATCACCGGCCGGGATCCGGAGCGCGCAGCGCCGGTCCTCGACGATCTCGGTGGCAACGCCCGTTTCCTGCCAGCCGATTTGCACGACAAGGAGAATGTGCGCAAGCTCGCCGCCGACGCCGGTCCGGTAGACATCCTCGTCAACAACGCGGCAATCCTGCTCGGCGCCTCACAGGACCTCGACGACTACGAGCACGCATTCGCCGTCAACGTGCGTGCGCCGTTCGTGCTCACCACCGTCCTGGCACCGGCGATGGCCGAGCGCGGCGGCGGCAGCGTCGTCAACATCTCCTCGACGGCCGCCGGAATCGGCATGCCCGAGATGGGCGTCTACGGGGCGACCAAAGCCGCGCTGGAATCCCTGACCCGGGCGTGGGCGGCGGAATTCGGCCCGGCGAACGTCCGCGTCAACGCGGTGTCACCCGGACCGATGCGCACGTCGAAGGCGGTCGCCGCGCTGGGCCCGGACGTCGGCGGCTACGGCGGCACCGTGCCGATGGCGCGGGCGGCCGACCCGTCCGAGGTCGCCGAAGTGGTCGCCTTCGCGGCCGGCGACCGGGCCGGATTCATGACCGGCGCAGTCCTCCCGGCGGACGGCGGCCGGGCCGCCATCTGA
- a CDS encoding TetR/AcrR family transcriptional regulator, with translation MDLASEPPVRGRRRHGAELEGALLDAAWDELMERGYSGLTFESVAGRAGTSRPVVNRRWATKGALVQDAILRASDRGVLTDPATGSLRDDTIDLMEQLNVWFAGFAAIMTAQLAAYFDELGTSPADLREMLTGSRQSVIETVLQRAIDRGEIDGAKLTPRIAGLPYDLLRHEAIMHLRPMSSESIREVVDTIFMPLVR, from the coding sequence ATGGATCTTGCAAGCGAGCCACCCGTTCGTGGCCGGCGCAGGCACGGCGCGGAACTCGAGGGTGCGTTGCTGGACGCAGCGTGGGACGAACTGATGGAACGCGGGTATTCCGGCCTGACCTTCGAGTCGGTCGCCGGGCGAGCGGGCACGAGCCGTCCGGTCGTCAACCGCCGCTGGGCGACCAAAGGTGCGCTGGTTCAGGACGCGATCCTCCGCGCGAGTGACCGTGGAGTCCTGACCGACCCGGCCACCGGGTCACTGCGGGACGACACCATCGACCTTATGGAACAGCTCAACGTGTGGTTCGCGGGCTTCGCGGCGATCATGACCGCGCAGCTGGCCGCATATTTCGACGAACTCGGCACCAGTCCCGCCGACCTGCGCGAGATGCTGACCGGGTCCCGGCAGTCGGTGATCGAAACCGTGCTGCAGCGCGCGATCGACCGAGGCGAGATCGACGGCGCGAAGCTGACCCCGCGGATCGCCGGCCTGCCCTACGACCTGCTCCGGCACGAGGCGATCATGCATCTGCGGCCGATGTCGTCCGAGTCGATCCGGGAAGTCGTCGACACGATCTTCATGCCACTGGTCCGCTGA